The Mycolicibacterium boenickei genome has a segment encoding these proteins:
- a CDS encoding trans-aconitate 2-methyltransferase, translating to MWNPDTYLAFADHRGRPFYDLLSRVAAAAPRRVVDLGCGPGNLTETLAQRWPGATLEAWDSSPEMVAAAQARGLEAHAGAIEDWTPRPDTDVVISNAALQWVPSHRELVVRWAGQLPAGAWIAFQVPGNFDAPSHHAVRALARREPFVEPLRDMPWRDVGQVDTPVEYAGLLTDAGCAVDAWETTYVHQLTGDTPVLDWITGTALTQVKGRLSAELWEQYRQAIIPMLAEAYPRRPDGTTFFPFRRVFVVAQVRWSLPMT from the coding sequence ATGTGGAATCCCGATACCTACCTGGCCTTCGCCGATCACCGCGGGCGTCCGTTCTATGACCTGCTCTCGCGCGTGGCGGCCGCCGCGCCGCGCCGCGTCGTCGACCTCGGGTGCGGGCCCGGCAACCTGACCGAGACGCTGGCCCAGCGCTGGCCCGGCGCCACGTTGGAAGCCTGGGACAGCTCACCGGAGATGGTGGCCGCCGCACAGGCCCGCGGCCTCGAGGCGCACGCCGGGGCCATCGAGGACTGGACCCCACGACCCGACACCGACGTGGTCATCTCCAACGCGGCGCTGCAGTGGGTGCCCTCGCATCGTGAGCTCGTGGTGCGCTGGGCGGGTCAGCTGCCGGCCGGGGCCTGGATCGCCTTCCAGGTGCCCGGCAATTTCGATGCGCCGTCGCATCATGCGGTGCGCGCGCTCGCGCGGCGGGAGCCGTTCGTCGAGCCGCTGCGGGACATGCCCTGGCGCGATGTGGGCCAGGTGGACACGCCTGTGGAATACGCCGGGCTCCTGACCGATGCAGGCTGTGCGGTGGATGCCTGGGAGACCACCTATGTGCACCAATTGACCGGCGATACACCGGTTCTGGACTGGATCACCGGGACGGCGCTGACTCAGGTGAAAGGCCGGCTGAGCGCAGAGCTGTGGGAGCAATACCGTCAGGCCATCATCCCGATGCTGGCCGAGGCCTATCCGCGCCGCCCCGACGGCACAACCTTCTTTCCGTTCCGTCGCGTGTTCGTGGTCGCTCAAGTGCGGTGGTCATTACCCATGACGTAA
- a CDS encoding alpha/beta fold hydrolase, which translates to MPTFTTADRTDIHYTDTGSGPVVVFTHSWGLNSGQWQQVIEGLVDKDFRCVSYDRRGHGHSGSYAGEWTVDLLADDLAALLDHLDLDDVTLVGHSLGCGEIVRYLSRHGTGRVQRAVLVAPQLPMVVAAADNPDGVPAEMIAGMTAELERDVRQWCVDNAAPFFGDHEVPPEVVDWTVDQVAELPVATLVATQLMGAHADYRAELAEFDLPVLVIQGDADVSTPIELTGRRTVALLPQGTLVEIPGAAHGLYVTHADRVIEAICAPPVTLTVTRGAQITG; encoded by the coding sequence ATGCCGACCTTCACGACCGCAGACCGCACCGACATCCACTACACCGACACCGGGTCAGGACCGGTCGTGGTGTTCACCCACTCGTGGGGACTCAATTCCGGCCAGTGGCAGCAGGTGATTGAGGGCCTGGTGGACAAGGACTTTCGCTGTGTGAGCTATGACCGGCGCGGGCACGGCCACTCCGGCAGCTACGCCGGCGAGTGGACCGTCGATCTGCTGGCCGATGACTTGGCCGCACTGCTCGATCACCTGGACCTCGACGACGTGACGCTGGTGGGGCATTCGCTAGGGTGCGGTGAGATCGTCCGGTACCTCAGCCGGCACGGGACCGGGCGGGTGCAGCGTGCGGTGCTGGTGGCGCCACAGCTTCCGATGGTGGTCGCCGCAGCGGACAACCCGGACGGCGTTCCCGCGGAGATGATCGCCGGGATGACCGCCGAGCTGGAACGCGATGTGCGGCAATGGTGTGTCGACAACGCCGCGCCCTTCTTCGGAGACCACGAGGTGCCGCCGGAAGTCGTCGATTGGACCGTGGACCAGGTCGCCGAACTGCCTGTCGCGACTCTGGTCGCCACTCAGCTGATGGGTGCCCACGCCGACTACCGTGCCGAGCTGGCCGAGTTCGACCTACCGGTTCTGGTGATCCAGGGCGATGCCGATGTGTCGACGCCCATCGAGCTCACCGGGCGTCGCACCGTGGCGCTGCTGCCGCAGGGCACGCTCGTCGAGATCCCCGGCGCGGCCCACGGGCTGTACGTCACCCACGCCGACCGCGTGATCGAGGCGATTTGTGCACCTCCGGTAACGCTCACCGTTACCAGAGGTGCACAAATCACTGGTTAG
- the cysC gene encoding adenylyl-sulfate kinase, protein MSTRQLLRITTAGSVDDGKSTLIGRLLHDTDSLPLDHLEAVTDSEGVADLAALSDGLRAEREQGITIDVAYRFFSTATRSYILADTPGHERYTRNMFTGASNAHVAILLVDARAGVLRQTRRHARIAKLLGIKHFVATVNKIDLVDFDKDRFAEVERELRQVADRLGGLDLTVIPIAAKLGDNVVHRSDNTPWYDGPTLLEYLEGIELTAPHADPANLRLAVQWVSRPTAEQRRRYTGRLSAGTLQVGDPVVSLPAGTRSVVTALDTLDEGRSVGVAPLSVSIELADDIDVGRGDVFVSASEDAVVPVLAREIDATVCWFFDNPLRAGDRLALKQGTRTVRATVQELHTKLDPETLDEVESPVELALNDIGSVTLRTSSVLVADNYADNRDNGAFILIDEVSNDTVGAGIILQARELKPSGHNRSDIKWHPSSLDREYRWNSTGQRGATIWFTGLPASGKSTLAVAVERALVESGQVAYLLDGDNLRHGLSDDLGFSAGDRTENIRRVGHLTRLLADAGVVALASLVSPLKSDRETARALNDAAKLPFIEVHVATPVEECARRDPKGLYARARAGELKGLTGVDAPYEAPENPDLVLDTTGAVIDDLVQQVIDLLNTRR, encoded by the coding sequence ATGTCTACTCGTCAATTGCTCCGCATCACCACCGCTGGTTCGGTCGATGACGGCAAGAGCACACTGATCGGCCGGCTGCTGCACGACACGGACAGCCTGCCGTTGGATCATCTTGAGGCCGTGACCGATTCGGAGGGCGTGGCGGACCTGGCAGCGTTGTCCGACGGGCTGCGCGCCGAGCGCGAGCAGGGCATCACGATCGACGTCGCCTACCGGTTCTTCTCCACCGCCACCCGCAGCTACATCCTGGCCGACACTCCGGGGCACGAGCGTTACACCCGCAACATGTTCACCGGCGCCTCCAACGCCCACGTGGCGATCCTGCTGGTCGACGCCCGGGCCGGTGTGCTGCGCCAGACCCGTCGGCACGCCCGGATCGCGAAACTGTTGGGCATCAAGCACTTCGTGGCCACGGTCAACAAGATCGATCTGGTCGACTTCGACAAGGACCGGTTCGCCGAAGTCGAGCGCGAGCTCCGGCAGGTCGCCGATCGGCTCGGCGGCCTCGATCTCACCGTCATCCCGATCGCGGCCAAGCTGGGCGACAACGTCGTGCACCGCTCCGACAACACCCCCTGGTACGACGGGCCCACGCTGCTCGAGTACCTCGAGGGCATCGAGCTGACGGCGCCGCATGCCGATCCGGCGAACCTGCGGCTGGCCGTCCAATGGGTGTCCCGGCCGACTGCAGAGCAGCGCCGCCGCTACACCGGCCGGCTGTCCGCGGGCACGCTTCAAGTCGGCGACCCCGTGGTCAGCCTGCCGGCCGGCACCCGTTCGGTGGTGACGGCCCTGGACACCTTGGACGAGGGCCGATCGGTAGGCGTTGCACCGCTGTCGGTTTCGATCGAGCTGGCCGATGATATCGACGTCGGCCGTGGCGACGTGTTCGTCAGTGCCTCCGAGGACGCGGTCGTGCCGGTACTGGCCCGGGAGATCGACGCGACGGTGTGCTGGTTCTTCGACAACCCGCTGCGCGCGGGCGACCGGCTGGCCCTCAAGCAGGGCACCCGTACGGTGCGGGCCACGGTCCAGGAGTTGCACACCAAGCTCGACCCGGAGACCCTCGACGAGGTCGAGTCCCCGGTTGAGCTGGCGCTCAACGACATCGGCTCCGTCACGCTGCGCACCAGCTCGGTGCTGGTGGCCGACAACTACGCCGACAACCGTGACAACGGTGCGTTCATCCTGATCGACGAGGTGTCCAATGACACCGTCGGCGCCGGCATCATCCTGCAGGCCCGTGAACTCAAGCCGAGCGGGCACAACCGGTCGGACATCAAATGGCATCCGTCGTCACTGGACCGCGAATACCGCTGGAACAGCACGGGACAGCGCGGCGCGACCATCTGGTTCACCGGCCTGCCCGCCTCGGGTAAGTCCACGCTGGCGGTGGCCGTCGAGCGGGCTCTGGTCGAATCGGGTCAGGTGGCCTACCTGCTCGACGGCGACAACCTGCGCCACGGCCTGTCCGACGATCTCGGCTTCTCGGCCGGTGACCGCACCGAGAACATCCGCCGCGTCGGGCATCTGACCCGGCTGCTGGCCGACGCGGGTGTGGTGGCGCTCGCATCCTTGGTGTCGCCGCTGAAGTCCGACCGGGAGACCGCGCGGGCCCTCAACGACGCCGCCAAGCTGCCGTTCATCGAGGTGCACGTCGCGACACCTGTCGAAGAATGTGCACGCCGCGATCCCAAGGGGCTCTACGCGCGGGCGCGTGCCGGTGAACTCAAGGGTCTCACCGGCGTCGATGCGCCCTACGAAGCGCCCGAGAATCCCGATCTGGTGCTCGACACCACCGGCGCCGTGATCGACGACCTGGTCCAACAGGTCATCGATCTGCTGAACACCCGTCGCTAA